A single Streptomyces sp. Edi2 DNA region contains:
- a CDS encoding ferritin-like fold-containing protein, producing the protein MGTPDNAAADARTHTGIAAQDWAQASTEPQYRAAVIDLLGALAYGELSAFERLAEDAKLAPTMDDKAELAKMASAEFHHFERLRKRLAQIEAEPNEAMEPFAAALDEFHRQTAPSDWLEGLVKAYVGDSIASDFYREVAARLDSDTRDLVLAVLDDTGHATFAVEKVRAAIEAEPRVGGRLALWARRLMGEALSQAQRVVADRDALSTMLVGGVADGFDLAEVGRMFSRITEAHTKRMAALGLAA; encoded by the coding sequence ATGGGAACGCCTGACAACGCCGCCGCTGACGCGCGCACACACACCGGGATCGCCGCCCAGGACTGGGCGCAGGCATCCACCGAGCCCCAGTACCGGGCCGCCGTGATCGATCTGCTCGGCGCGCTCGCCTATGGCGAGCTGTCCGCCTTCGAGCGCCTGGCGGAGGACGCCAAGCTCGCGCCGACGATGGACGACAAGGCCGAGCTGGCCAAGATGGCCTCGGCCGAGTTCCACCACTTCGAGCGGCTGCGGAAGCGGCTTGCGCAGATCGAGGCGGAGCCGAACGAGGCGATGGAGCCGTTCGCCGCCGCGCTGGACGAGTTCCACCGCCAGACCGCGCCGTCGGACTGGCTGGAGGGCCTGGTCAAGGCCTACGTCGGCGACTCGATCGCCAGTGACTTCTACCGCGAGGTCGCGGCCCGGCTGGACTCCGACACCCGCGATCTGGTGCTGGCCGTACTCGACGACACCGGGCACGCCACCTTCGCCGTGGAGAAGGTGCGCGCGGCCATCGAGGCCGAGCCGCGGGTCGGCGGCCGTCTCGCGCTGTGGGCCCGCCGGCTGATGGGCGAGGCGCTGTCGCAGGCGCAGCGGGTCGTCGCGGACCGCGATGCGCTCTCCACGATGCTGGTGGGCGGGGTGGCCGACGGCTTCGACCTGGCCGAGGTGGGCCGGATGTTCTCGCGGATCACCGAGGCGCACACCAAGCGGATGGCGGCGCTGGGCCTCGCGGCCTGA
- a CDS encoding DUF3107 domain-containing protein, which yields MEVKIGVQHAPREIVLESGQSAEEVESAVSDALGGKSQLLSLVDDHGRKVLVPADRLAYVEIGEPTARKVGFGAL from the coding sequence GTGGAGGTCAAGATCGGCGTGCAGCACGCACCCCGCGAGATCGTTCTGGAGAGCGGGCAGTCTGCCGAAGAGGTCGAGAGCGCGGTGTCCGACGCGCTGGGCGGCAAGTCACAGCTGCTGAGCCTGGTGGACGACCACGGTCGCAAGGTCCTGGTCCCGGCGGACCGGCTGGCCTATGTGGAGATCGGCGAGCCCACCGCCCGCAAGGTCGGTTTCGGCGCGCTCTGA
- a CDS encoding TetR/AcrR family transcriptional regulator, which produces MSAIEQTEATRPRGTRLPRRARRNQLLGAAQEVFVAQGYHAAAMDDIAERAGVSKPVLYQHFPGKLDLYLALLDQHCEALLQSVRTALASTTDNKQRVAATMDAYFAYVEDPGGAFRLVFESDLTNEPAVRERVDKVSLECAEAISAVIAEDTGLSRDESMLLAVGLGGVSQVVARYWLSSESKVPRDTAVQLLTSLAWKGIAGFPLHGSDTH; this is translated from the coding sequence GTGAGCGCCATCGAGCAGACCGAGGCGACGCGCCCGCGGGGCACACGCCTGCCACGACGGGCCCGGCGCAATCAGCTTCTGGGCGCCGCCCAGGAGGTTTTCGTCGCACAGGGCTACCACGCGGCCGCGATGGACGACATCGCCGAGCGGGCGGGCGTCAGCAAGCCCGTGCTCTACCAGCACTTCCCGGGCAAGCTGGATCTCTACCTCGCCCTGCTGGACCAGCACTGCGAGGCCCTGCTGCAGTCGGTGCGCACGGCGCTGGCGTCGACGACCGACAACAAGCAGCGGGTCGCCGCCACCATGGACGCCTACTTCGCCTACGTGGAGGACCCGGGCGGCGCCTTCCGACTGGTGTTCGAGTCGGACCTCACCAATGAACCGGCGGTCCGCGAGCGCGTGGACAAGGTGTCGCTGGAGTGCGCCGAGGCCATAAGCGCGGTGATCGCCGAGGACACCGGCCTGTCGCGGGACGAGTCGATGCTGCTCGCCGTGGGCCTGGGCGGCGTCTCCCAGGTCGTGGCCCGGTACTGGCTGTCCTCGGAGAGCAAGGTGCCGCGGGACACCGCGGTGCAGCTGCTGACCTCGCTCGCGTGGAAGGGCATCGCCGGCTTCCCGCTGCACGGCAGCGACACGCACTGA
- a CDS encoding alpha/beta hydrolase — MSSTESPDTATAAFPVPPAGPGRHGGAETVRTVTLPGLTLTVRAPAGPPAHGDEGDERAEEAAGGGAAEEREPALYVHGLGGSSQNWSDLMPLLADRVDGEAVDLPGFGHSPPPHDGNYSVSAQARAVIRHLDAAGRGPVHLIGNSMGGAVSTRVAAVRPDLVRTLTLVSPALPEVPPQLTAVPTALLAVPGIVGLFGRLTHDWTPERRTREVLALCYGDPGRVSPEGFNAAAEEYARRLELPYFWEVMQRSARGLVNAYTLGGQHNLWRQAERVLAPTLLVYGGRDRLVSYRMARRAAAAFRGSRLLTLPEAGHVAMMEYPETVARAVRELLDSEVTDVTADAGRS; from the coding sequence ATGTCTTCGACCGAGTCGCCGGACACCGCGACCGCCGCTTTCCCGGTGCCACCGGCCGGCCCCGGCCGGCACGGCGGGGCGGAGACGGTGCGCACCGTGACCCTGCCGGGCCTGACGCTGACCGTACGGGCACCCGCCGGGCCGCCCGCGCACGGCGACGAGGGAGACGAGCGAGCGGAGGAGGCCGCGGGCGGTGGCGCCGCGGAGGAGCGCGAGCCCGCGCTCTACGTCCACGGCCTCGGCGGCTCCTCGCAGAACTGGTCGGACCTGATGCCGCTGCTCGCCGACCGGGTGGACGGCGAGGCGGTCGACCTGCCCGGCTTCGGCCACTCGCCGCCGCCCCACGACGGCAACTACTCCGTCTCCGCGCAGGCCCGGGCGGTCATCCGCCACCTCGACGCGGCCGGGCGCGGCCCCGTCCACCTCATCGGCAACTCCATGGGCGGTGCCGTGTCGACCCGGGTGGCGGCGGTGCGGCCCGACCTCGTCCGCACCCTGACGCTGGTCTCCCCGGCGCTGCCCGAAGTGCCGCCGCAGCTGACCGCGGTGCCCACGGCGCTGCTGGCCGTCCCCGGTATCGTCGGGCTCTTCGGCCGGCTCACCCATGACTGGACGCCCGAGCGCCGCACCCGCGAGGTGCTGGCGCTCTGTTACGGCGACCCCGGCCGGGTCAGCCCGGAAGGGTTCAACGCCGCGGCCGAGGAGTATGCGCGACGGCTGGAACTCCCGTATTTCTGGGAGGTGATGCAGCGCTCGGCCCGTGGTCTGGTGAACGCCTACACGCTGGGCGGACAGCATAATTTGTGGCGTCAGGCAGAGAGAGTTCTCGCCCCCACCCTTCTCGTCTACGGTGGACGCGACCGCCTGGTCTCCTACCGGATGGCGCGGCGGGCGGCCGCGGCGTTCCGCGGTTCGCGACTGCTGACGCTGCCGGAGGCGGGGCATGTGGCGATGATGGAATACCCGGAGACAGTGGCGCGGGCCGTCCGCGAACTGCTCGACAGTGAAGTGACCGATGTGACCGCTGATGCGGGCAGGAGCTGA
- a CDS encoding DUF3152 domain-containing protein, with translation MRGGHPEQHEPGGGWGAFPGAPSSPVASGQGAPRIPRPRAEAPGAPLVAPPGTGPGPRRDYVDAFDARSFPGGRGGADDPDDDVFRAGAPRTAGPAAGVHGAGGDGMPSGGRFPGRSGAFDRDEADVPYPRTASGADGGEPGDPADRDPAEGFAGEESRHGSKKGGMGRTFTGAAAAAVTTVLAVVIAGQVAEQHKEGGDPQTRSGNDRTDGVGDEASRSRSRPTQDAKPASYDEQMAQVFPLDARLAGSGKFRPTGGDAKAPGHGKVMRYRVDIEEGLPLDGKLFAEAVHKTLNDERSWAHGGQRTFQRVASGNADFVITLASPGTTAAWCAKSGLDTSEGNVSCDSAATDRVMINAYRWAQGAKTYGQDKMFAYRQMLINHEVGHRLGHNHEVCSRQGALAPVMMQQTKFLTTDGVTCRPNSWPFPTQK, from the coding sequence GTGCGCGGCGGACACCCCGAACAGCACGAGCCGGGCGGTGGCTGGGGCGCGTTCCCCGGAGCGCCGTCCTCCCCGGTGGCCTCCGGTCAGGGTGCGCCGAGGATTCCCCGCCCGCGGGCGGAGGCGCCCGGTGCCCCGCTGGTCGCCCCGCCGGGCACCGGCCCGGGGCCGCGGCGCGACTACGTGGATGCCTTCGACGCCAGGTCGTTCCCGGGGGGCCGGGGCGGCGCGGACGACCCGGACGACGATGTGTTCCGGGCCGGTGCGCCCCGGACGGCGGGGCCGGCGGCCGGAGTGCACGGGGCCGGCGGGGACGGCATGCCTTCGGGCGGCCGCTTCCCGGGGCGGTCGGGGGCCTTCGACCGCGACGAGGCCGACGTGCCGTACCCGCGGACCGCATCCGGCGCGGACGGCGGCGAGCCGGGCGACCCGGCCGACCGGGACCCGGCCGAAGGATTCGCGGGCGAGGAGTCGCGGCACGGCAGCAAGAAGGGCGGCATGGGCCGGACGTTCACCGGTGCGGCGGCCGCGGCGGTGACCACCGTCCTCGCCGTCGTCATCGCGGGCCAGGTCGCCGAACAGCACAAGGAGGGCGGCGACCCCCAGACGCGCAGCGGCAACGACCGTACCGACGGGGTCGGCGACGAAGCCTCCAGGTCGCGTTCCCGGCCCACCCAGGACGCCAAGCCTGCCAGTTATGACGAGCAGATGGCGCAGGTCTTCCCGCTGGACGCGCGTCTGGCCGGCAGCGGCAAGTTCAGGCCGACCGGCGGCGACGCCAAGGCGCCGGGCCACGGCAAGGTGATGCGCTACCGCGTTGATATCGAGGAGGGGCTGCCGCTGGACGGCAAGCTCTTCGCCGAGGCGGTGCACAAGACCCTCAACGATGAGCGCAGTTGGGCGCACGGCGGGCAGCGGACCTTCCAGCGGGTGGCATCCGGGAACGCCGACTTCGTGATCACGCTGGCGAGCCCGGGGACCACGGCGGCGTGGTGCGCCAAGTCCGGTCTCGACACCAGCGAGGGAAATGTCTCGTGTGACTCGGCGGCGACCGACCGCGTGATGATCAACGCCTACCGCTGGGCACAGGGCGCCAAGACCTATGGCCAGGACAAGATGTTCGCCTACCGCCAGATGCTGATCAATCACGAGGTCGGCCACCGCCTCGGGCACAACCACGAGGTCTGCTCCCGGCAGGGCGCACTGGCCCCGGTGATGATGCAGCAGACGAAGTTCCTGACGACGGACGGGGTGACCTGCCGGCCCAACTCCTGGCCGTTCCCCACCCAGAAGTGA
- a CDS encoding DUF3492 domain-containing protein — protein MRIGLLTEGGYPYASGESHAWCDRLVRGLTGHDFEVYALSAEPRRDAPPRPELPRHVRLVRSAPLEDGFPAGRRRAGEPRRGRTPGRRERRRFAECFGDLVAAFATAPPGGEPATPVVPARGAAHGGAPAGYPPAVPGGTPDEVVTSKADRFAGGLYGLAELAREHRGLPALLHSEDAVRLLEAACHGPRALPAAPGAQVNDLLAVTAGLARALRPLSLDWYGDRHTPGLGGVDLCHATSGGAAALPGLLAKHFFATPLLVTEYGVRLREHYLARASAPLSAPVRALLAAFQGALAAETYAQAALITPGNTHARRWQERCGADRARLRTVYPGMDAAPFAAVADAGADDSKTLVWVGSIEPAKDLIGLLHAFAEIRRAEPEATLRIVGGVGRDPQAPGYLAQCQALAAQLFPDEAADSRSVGENPVSFEEIGSPEVPDLADAYASGAVVVLSSVIEGFPRSLVEAMFCGRATVSTDAGAVCEVIGGTGLVVPPRNPRALAEACTTLLGDPDRRARLGAAARARALELFTVEQNVAAFRGIYLELISHAPALPAACRARDARGVPQPFARPAESHVPGRWAATGAATRAAAPGARDAVPAARDAVSATSAAVPAGRTPSWAVPAQERTAVLPVPAGGGAEAGGGAEGGGVAEGGGATGVRGARRSVRWGAAGDRTGVTGAEERAKERGQW, from the coding sequence GTGCGCATTGGACTGCTCACCGAAGGTGGTTACCCGTATGCGTCCGGTGAGTCGCATGCGTGGTGCGACCGGCTCGTGCGCGGGCTCACCGGCCATGACTTCGAGGTCTACGCCCTGAGCGCCGAGCCCCGCCGGGACGCGCCGCCACGGCCCGAACTGCCGCGCCACGTACGGCTGGTACGCAGTGCGCCCCTGGAGGACGGCTTTCCCGCCGGGCGCCGCCGGGCCGGCGAACCGCGCAGGGGCCGCACCCCCGGACGGCGCGAGCGCCGCCGCTTCGCCGAGTGCTTCGGCGATCTCGTGGCGGCCTTTGCCACGGCGCCTCCAGGAGGCGAGCCGGCCACCCCGGTGGTCCCCGCCCGGGGCGCCGCCCACGGGGGAGCGCCGGCCGGGTATCCGCCCGCCGTCCCCGGCGGTACCCCCGATGAGGTGGTGACCAGTAAAGCGGACCGTTTCGCCGGCGGTCTCTACGGGCTCGCCGAACTCGCCCGCGAGCACCGGGGACTGCCCGCGCTGCTGCACTCCGAGGACGCCGTACGCCTCCTGGAAGCCGCCTGTCACGGGCCCCGCGCGCTGCCCGCCGCGCCGGGCGCACAGGTCAACGATCTGCTGGCCGTCACCGCCGGGCTCGCCCGAGCGCTGCGGCCGCTGTCCCTGGACTGGTACGGCGACCGGCACACTCCCGGGCTCGGCGGTGTGGACCTCTGCCATGCCACCTCCGGTGGCGCGGCCGCCCTCCCCGGGCTGCTGGCCAAGCACTTTTTCGCCACCCCGCTCCTGGTCACCGAGTACGGCGTACGGCTGCGCGAGCACTATCTCGCGCGCGCCTCCGCACCACTGAGTGCGCCGGTGCGCGCGCTGCTCGCCGCTTTCCAGGGCGCACTGGCCGCCGAGACCTATGCGCAGGCCGCGCTGATCACCCCCGGCAACACCCACGCCCGGCGCTGGCAGGAGCGCTGCGGCGCCGACCGCGCCCGGCTGCGCACGGTCTACCCGGGCATGGACGCCGCCCCCTTCGCCGCGGTCGCGGACGCCGGCGCGGACGACTCCAAGACGCTGGTGTGGGTCGGCAGCATCGAGCCCGCCAAGGACCTCATCGGGCTGCTGCACGCCTTCGCCGAGATCCGCAGGGCCGAACCGGAGGCCACCTTGCGGATCGTCGGCGGCGTCGGCCGCGACCCGCAGGCGCCCGGATATCTCGCGCAGTGCCAGGCGCTGGCCGCCCAGCTCTTCCCCGACGAGGCGGCCGACTCCCGCAGCGTCGGCGAGAACCCGGTCAGCTTCGAGGAGATCGGCAGCCCCGAGGTGCCGGACCTGGCGGACGCCTACGCCTCCGGCGCCGTGGTGGTGCTCTCCAGTGTCATCGAGGGTTTTCCGCGCTCCCTGGTGGAGGCGATGTTCTGCGGCCGCGCCACGGTGTCGACCGATGCCGGTGCGGTCTGTGAGGTCATCGGGGGCACCGGTCTGGTGGTGCCGCCCCGTAACCCCCGCGCCCTTGCGGAGGCCTGCACCACGCTGCTCGGCGACCCGGACCGCAGGGCCAGGCTGGGTGCGGCGGCCCGGGCGCGGGCGCTGGAGCTGTTCACCGTCGAGCAGAATGTCGCGGCATTTCGTGGCATCTACCTGGAGTTGATCTCCCATGCCCCGGCCCTCCCGGCCGCCTGCCGTGCGCGGGACGCCCGGGGCGTCCCGCAGCCCTTCGCCCGTCCCGCCGAGTCCCATGTCCCCGGCCGCTGGGCCGCGACCGGTGCCGCCACCCGCGCCGCCGCGCCCGGCGCCCGGGACGCCGTCCCCGCTGCCCGGGACGCCGTGTCAGCCACCTCGGCTGCCGTGCCCGCGGGCCGTACGCCCAGCTGGGCCGTCCCCGCACAGGAGCGGACCGCCGTGCTGCCGGTGCCGGCCGGTGGAGGCGCGGAGGCCGGCGGAGGCGCGGAAGGCGGGGGAGTGGCGGAGGGCGGGGGAGCGACCGGCGTCCGAGGGGCGAGACGGTCGGTGAGATGGGGAGCGGCCGGCGATCGGACAGGCGTGACCGGCGCGGAGGAGAGAGCGAAAGAGAGAGGGCAGTGGTGA
- a CDS encoding NAD-dependent epimerase/dehydratase family protein: MRVLLIGANGYLGRYVADCLLADPAVQLTALGRGDDADVRFDLATGSPGALTRFLDAVHPGVVVNCAGATRGGARELTRHNTVAVATICESLRRSSCGARLVHLGCASEYGPSQPGSSTAEDAVPRPGGPYGVSKLAATELVLGSGLDAVVLRIFSPVGPGTPAGSPLGRLAEAMRRAMQSGDNELKLGGLGVQRDFVDVRDVARAVHAASLSAAQGVVNIGTGRAVRLREAASVLARVAGFGGALHEIDSPPARLVIPGPSPEHPVGSPPATYPYPDGCGTWQQADVRTARDRLGWRPRIGLEESLADIWMEAACRI, translated from the coding sequence ATGAGGGTGCTGCTCATCGGTGCCAACGGCTACCTGGGCCGTTATGTCGCCGACTGCCTGCTCGCCGACCCCGCCGTCCAGCTCACCGCCCTCGGGCGGGGCGACGACGCCGACGTCCGCTTCGACCTGGCCACCGGCAGCCCCGGTGCGCTCACCCGCTTCCTCGACGCGGTCCACCCCGGTGTCGTCGTCAACTGCGCGGGGGCCACCCGCGGCGGCGCCCGCGAACTGACCCGGCACAACACCGTCGCGGTCGCCACCATCTGTGAGTCGCTGCGCCGCAGCAGCTGCGGCGCCCGGCTCGTCCACCTGGGCTGCGCGTCCGAGTACGGGCCTTCCCAGCCCGGCTCCTCCACCGCCGAGGACGCGGTGCCGCGCCCCGGGGGGCCGTACGGCGTCAGCAAACTGGCCGCCACCGAACTGGTCCTGGGCTCCGGCCTCGACGCCGTCGTGCTGCGGATCTTCTCGCCGGTCGGCCCCGGCACCCCCGCCGGTTCACCGCTGGGCCGGCTCGCCGAGGCGATGCGCCGCGCCATGCAGTCCGGCGACAACGAACTCAAGCTCGGCGGGCTCGGCGTACAGCGGGACTTCGTCGACGTCCGCGATGTCGCGCGGGCGGTGCACGCCGCCTCGCTGTCCGCCGCGCAGGGCGTCGTCAACATCGGGACCGGCCGGGCCGTACGGCTGCGCGAGGCCGCGTCCGTGCTCGCCCGGGTCGCCGGCTTCGGCGGCGCGCTGCACGAGATCGACTCCCCGCCGGCCCGGCTGGTCATCCCCGGCCCGTCCCCCGAGCACCCGGTCGGCTCGCCGCCCGCCACCTACCCCTACCCGGACGGCTGCGGCACCTGGCAGCAGGCGGATGTCCGCACCGCCCGTGACCGGCTCGGCTGGCGTCCGCGGATCGGGCTGGAGGAGTCCCTGGCCGACATCTGGATGGAGGCCGCCTGCCGTATCTGA
- the moeZ gene encoding adenylyltransferase/sulfurtransferase MoeZ, producing MSLPPLVEPASELTVDEVRRYSRHLIIPDVGMDGQKRLKNAKVLCVGAGGLGSPALMYLAAAGVGTLGIVEFDEVDESNLQRQIIHSQADIGRSKAESAKDTVLGINPYVTVNLHQERLDSTNVMELFAQYDLIVDGTDNFATRYLVNDACVLLNKPYVWGSIYRFDGQASVFWSEHGPCYRCLYPEPPPPGMVPSCAEGGVLGVLCASIGSIQVNEAIKLLAGIGDPLVGRLMIYDALEMTYRQVKVRKDPDCAICGENPTVTELIDYEAFCGVVSEEAQEAAAGSTITPRQLKEWIDGDEKIEIIDVREPNEFEIVSIPGAKLIPKNEFLMGTALQDLPQDRKIVLHCKTGVRSAEVLAVLKSAGFADAVHVGGGVIGWVNTVEPEKPVY from the coding sequence GTGTCGCTGCCACCCCTGGTCGAGCCCGCTTCCGAGCTCACCGTCGATGAGGTCCGCAGGTACTCCCGCCACCTGATCATCCCGGATGTCGGGATGGACGGGCAGAAGCGGCTGAAGAACGCCAAGGTGCTGTGTGTCGGCGCCGGTGGCCTGGGCTCGCCCGCGCTGATGTATCTGGCCGCGGCCGGCGTGGGCACGCTCGGCATCGTGGAGTTCGACGAGGTCGACGAGTCGAACCTGCAGCGCCAGATCATCCACAGCCAGGCGGACATCGGCCGCTCCAAGGCGGAGTCCGCGAAGGACACCGTCCTGGGCATCAACCCGTACGTCACGGTCAATCTGCACCAAGAGCGCCTTGACTCCACCAACGTCATGGAGCTCTTCGCCCAGTACGACCTGATCGTGGACGGCACCGACAACTTCGCCACCCGCTACCTGGTCAACGACGCCTGCGTGCTGCTGAACAAGCCGTACGTCTGGGGCTCGATCTACCGCTTCGACGGCCAGGCCTCGGTGTTCTGGAGCGAGCACGGCCCCTGCTACCGCTGCCTGTACCCGGAGCCCCCGCCGCCGGGCATGGTGCCCTCCTGCGCCGAGGGCGGCGTCCTCGGTGTGCTGTGCGCCTCCATCGGCTCGATCCAGGTCAACGAGGCCATCAAGCTGCTCGCCGGCATCGGCGACCCGCTCGTCGGCCGGCTGATGATCTACGACGCACTGGAGATGACCTACCGCCAGGTCAAGGTCCGCAAGGACCCCGACTGCGCCATCTGCGGTGAGAACCCGACCGTCACCGAGCTCATCGACTACGAGGCCTTCTGCGGCGTCGTGTCCGAGGAGGCCCAGGAGGCGGCGGCCGGCTCGACGATCACTCCCCGGCAGCTCAAGGAGTGGATCGACGGCGACGAGAAGATCGAGATCATCGACGTCCGCGAGCCGAACGAGTTCGAGATCGTCTCGATCCCCGGCGCCAAGCTGATCCCCAAGAACGAGTTCCTGATGGGCACCGCCCTCCAGGACCTGCCGCAGGACCGGAAGATCGTTCTGCACTGCAAGACGGGTGTCCGCTCCGCCGAGGTCCTGGCCGTACTGAAGTCCGCGGGCTTCGCCGACGCCGTGCACGTCGGCGGCGGCGTCATCGGCTGGGTCAACACCGTCGAGCCGGAGAAGCCGGTCTACTGA
- a CDS encoding lysylphosphatidylglycerol synthase domain-containing protein, with the protein MSSDEYGEFHVDRVSGDEPLLPARVHRPADLLRLLLGIAGIALVLGLATFAHGTTQGLARDIGTGAKAAPPLLINLAGLTSSVAVLIVPVAFAVERLIKRDGLRIADGVLAAVLAHGVSLAADLWVADAAPVSIRDALTQPLENGSLSAPVHSYLAPVIAYMTAVGMSRRPRWRVAMWCVLLLDAFAVLVGRYTTPFAIITTVLIGWTVAYGTLYAVGSPNVRPTGQNLLAGLRRVGFHPVSALRAEDAGTTDHWDHPDRGRRYLVTLEDGPPIDVTVVDREQQAHGFFYRVWRRLSLRGINQRRSLQSLRQALEQEALLAYAAIAAGAHAPKLIATSELGPDAVMLVYEHIGGRTFDSLADEEITDALMHSAWRQVEALQSRRIAHRRLVGDALLMDRSGTIVLTELRGGEIAAGDLVLRMDIAQLLATCGLRVGAERAVAAAVEVLGPDAVADSLPLLQPIALSRTTRATLRQLARERAKREREAVLEASQAAKEARESREAEGPKDRKTMRAERHAEKTAEKRALDDASEEAREEDLLAQIRRQVLLIRPTAVIEPAKLERLSPRILITWIAGAFAVYLLLSQLTNFNLGDMVNKARWEWVLVAMLFSGLTYIAAAMSLLGFVTERVSFVRTVIAQIAGNFVKLVAPAAIGGVALNTRFLQRAGVRPGLAVASVGASQLFGLGSHVLLLLVFGYLTGTQEQTPTISPSRTVIAGLLTVAVLVLIVTAVPALRKFVSTRVRSLFAGVVPRMLDILQRPGKLVTGIGGMLLLTAANVMCLDASIRAFGGGDTISYASIAVAFLAGNALGSAAPTPGGVGAVEGALIGALTVSGLAADTSFPAVLLFRLMVFWLPVLPGWVAFNYLTHKGEI; encoded by the coding sequence CTGAGCTCCGACGAGTACGGCGAGTTCCACGTCGACCGGGTCTCCGGCGACGAACCGCTGCTGCCCGCCCGGGTGCACCGCCCCGCCGACCTGCTGCGCCTGCTGCTCGGCATCGCCGGGATCGCCCTCGTCCTGGGGCTCGCCACCTTCGCCCACGGCACCACCCAGGGCCTGGCACGGGACATCGGCACCGGCGCGAAGGCGGCGCCCCCGCTGCTGATCAACCTGGCGGGGCTGACCTCCAGCGTCGCGGTGCTGATCGTGCCGGTGGCGTTCGCCGTGGAGCGGCTGATCAAGCGCGACGGGCTGCGGATCGCGGACGGGGTGCTGGCCGCCGTCCTCGCCCACGGGGTGTCGCTGGCCGCCGATCTGTGGGTGGCCGATGCCGCGCCCGTCTCCATCCGGGACGCGCTGACCCAGCCCCTGGAGAACGGTTCGCTCTCCGCTCCGGTGCACAGCTATCTGGCCCCGGTGATCGCCTATATGACGGCGGTGGGCATGTCCCGGCGGCCGCGCTGGCGGGTCGCGATGTGGTGCGTGCTGCTGCTGGACGCGTTCGCGGTGCTGGTCGGGCGGTACACCACCCCGTTCGCGATCATCACGACCGTGCTGATCGGGTGGACCGTCGCCTACGGCACCCTCTACGCGGTCGGCTCCCCCAATGTCCGCCCCACCGGCCAGAACCTGCTCGCGGGACTGCGCCGGGTCGGCTTCCACCCGGTCTCGGCGCTGCGTGCGGAGGACGCCGGCACCACCGACCACTGGGACCACCCCGACCGCGGCCGCCGCTACCTCGTCACGCTGGAGGACGGGCCGCCGATCGATGTCACCGTCGTCGACCGCGAGCAGCAGGCGCACGGCTTCTTCTACCGCGTGTGGCGCCGGCTCTCGCTGCGCGGCATCAACCAGCGCCGCAGTCTGCAGTCGCTGCGCCAGGCGCTGGAGCAAGAGGCGCTGCTGGCGTACGCGGCCATCGCGGCCGGCGCCCACGCCCCCAAGCTGATCGCCACCTCCGAGCTCGGCCCGGACGCGGTGATGCTGGTCTACGAGCACATCGGCGGCCGCACCTTCGACTCGCTGGCCGACGAGGAGATCACCGACGCGCTGATGCACAGCGCATGGCGGCAGGTCGAGGCGCTGCAGTCGCGGCGCATCGCGCACCGGCGGCTGGTCGGGGACGCGCTGCTGATGGATCGTTCCGGCACCATCGTCCTGACCGAGCTGCGCGGCGGCGAGATCGCGGCCGGTGATCTCGTGCTGCGGATGGACATCGCCCAGTTGCTGGCCACCTGCGGTCTGCGGGTGGGTGCCGAGCGCGCGGTGGCCGCGGCCGTCGAGGTGCTGGGCCCGGACGCGGTCGCCGACAGCCTGCCGCTGCTGCAGCCGATCGCGCTGAGCCGCACCACCCGCGCGACGCTGCGCCAGCTCGCCCGTGAGCGCGCCAAGCGGGAGCGCGAGGCGGTGCTGGAGGCCTCCCAGGCCGCCAAGGAGGCACGGGAGTCACGAGAGGCGGAGGGCCCCAAGGACCGCAAGACGATGCGGGCCGAGCGGCATGCGGAGAAGACCGCCGAGAAGCGGGCCCTGGACGATGCCTCGGAGGAGGCCCGCGAGGAGGACCTGCTCGCCCAGATCCGCCGGCAGGTGCTGCTGATCCGTCCGACGGCGGTGATCGAACCCGCGAAGCTGGAACGGCTCAGCCCGCGCATCCTGATCACCTGGATCGCCGGCGCCTTCGCCGTGTACCTCCTGCTGTCCCAGCTCACCAACTTCAACCTCGGCGACATGGTCAACAAGGCCCGCTGGGAGTGGGTGCTGGTCGCGATGCTCTTCTCGGGGCTGACGTATATCGCGGCGGCGATGAGCCTGCTGGGGTTCGTCACGGAGCGGGTGTCGTTCGTCCGGACGGTGATCGCGCAGATCGCGGGCAACTTCGTGAAGCTGGTGGCGCCGGCCGCGATCGGCGGAGTGGCGCTCAACACCCGCTTCCTGCAGCGCGCCGGGGTCCGGCCCGGGCTGGCGGTGGCGAGCGTCGGCGCGTCCCAGCTGTTCGGTCTGGGCAGCCATGTCCTGCTGCTGCTGGTCTTCGGCTACCTGACCGGCACCCAGGAGCAGACCCCGACGATCTCGCCGTCCCGTACGGTCATCGCCGGACTGCTGACCGTGGCCGTACTGGTCCTGATCGTCACGGCGGTGCCGGCGCTGCGGAAGTTCGTCTCGACCCGGGTGCGGTCGCTGTTCGCGGGGGTGGTCCCGCGGATGCTGGACATCCTGCAGCGGCCCGGGAAGCTGGTCACCGGCATCGGCGGGATGCTGCTGCTGACGGCGGCGAACGTGATGTGCCTGGACGCCTCGATCCGCGCGTTCGGCGGCGGCGACACGATCAGCTACGCGAGCATCGCGGTGGCCTTCCTGGCCGGTAACGCGCTGGGCTCGGCCGCGCCGACGCCGGGCGGTGTGGGTGCCGTCGAGGGCGCGCTGATCGGTGCGCTGACGGTCTCCGGGCTCGCCGCCGATACGTCGTTCCCGGCGGTGCTGCTGTTCCGCCTGATGGTCTTCTGGCTGCCGGTGCTGCCGGGCTGGGTGGCCTTCAACTACCTCACCCACAAGGGCGAGATCTGA